CGCCTACAACTCCGGGCGCCGGGAGAAGCGGCTGTGGACCGACGCCGGTGACGGCGAGCTGATCGTCGGTTACGTCGCCGACAACGAACACGACGAGGCGCGGTTCGTCGCGCAGGAGATCGATGAGCTGACCGATGCGGGCGCGGTCAACTACAGCGACATCGCAGTTTTCTACCGCACTAATAATGCGTCGCGGTCGCTGGAAGAGATCTTCATCCGCAGCGGCATCCCGTACAAAGTCGTTGGCGGCGTGCGCTTCTACGAGCGCAAAGAGATCCGCGACATCATCGCCTACCTGCGAGTGCTGGACAATCCCGGCGACGCGGTGAGTCTGCGGCGCATCCTCAACACCCCACGCCGCGGTATCGGCGACCGTGCCGAGGCGTGCGTCTCGGTGCACGCGGAGAACACCGGTACCGGATTCGCCGCCGCGCTGGCTGCAGCCGCCGAGGGTGGCGTACCGATGCTCAACAGCCGTTCGCAGAACGCGATCGCGGCTTTCGTGGCGATGCTCGAGGAGCTGCGGGCGCACCTGAACACCTGCGACGACGACCTCGGCTCTCTGGTGGAGCTGGTGCTGGACCGCACCGGCTACCGCACCGAGCTGGAGGCTTCGACCGACCCGCAGGATCTGGCCCGCCTGGATAACATCAACGAACTCGTCAGCGTCGCACACGAATTCAGCATCGATCGGGCCAACGCGCTCGCCGACCAGGACGGCACCCTCGAGGAGGAGGACGTGCCTGATGTCGGAGTGCTGGCGGCGTTTTTGGAGCGGGTGTCGCTGATCGCCGACACTGACGAGATCCCCGAGCACGGGTCCGGCATGGTCACCCTGATGACGTTGCACACCGCCAAAGGGCTGGAGTTCCCGGTGGTGTTCGTCGTCGGCTGGGAAGACGGCATGTTCCCGCACATGCGCTCGCTGGGCGATGCCCGCGAGCTGTCCGAGGAACGCCGGCTGGCCTACGTCGGCCTGACCAGGGCGCGCCAGCGGCTGTATCTGAGCCGGGCCAAGGTGCGTTCGTCGTGGGGGCAGCCCATGTTGAACCCGGAATCGCGATTCCTGCGCGAGATCCCGCAGGAGCTCATCGACTGGCGCCGTACCGACGTCACCGCCTCACCGAGCGCACCGGTCAGCGGTGCCGGCCGGTTCGGGACCCCGCGCCCGGCACCGAGCCGATCGGGCAACCGCCCGCTGCTGGTGTTGGCGGCCGGGGATCGCGTGACGCATGACAAGTACGGCTTGGGCCGGGTGGAGGAAGTCTCCGGGGTGGGGGAGTCGGCGATGTCGTTGATCGACTTCGGCAGCTCCGGGCGGGTCAAGCTGATGCACAACCATGCGCCGGTGACCAAGCTTTAGGAACCGAAGAGCCAGCGCCTGGTGGCCGGGTGCAGTGCTGCCGCGACGGTGGCGATCTCGATGAACGGGATGACGTGCACGATCCCCGGCACCCGGGCTCCTGCCAGGAACAGACTGCCGTAAGTCAGCAGGGCGATCACCGCTCCCACCGCGATCAGGTAGCGGCCGACCGGGCGCCGCAGCAGCAGCATGATCACCCCGGACACCGTCGTCCCGGCGAACACCAGGCTCAAGAACGCGACCGCGACGCAGAACAGCCGGTCGGTGTGCCACCAGCTGGCGATCAGATCGGTGGAGACCACCGAGGTGGCCCAGCAACCCACCAGGGCGAGCACACAGGCGGCGATCGCGACACCGGATGACGGGAATCGCGCCGGCAGCGACGCCGGACTGGGTTGGAAGGGGGGAGGTATCCGCGACGAGTTGGTGACGATCGGGATGGCGCCGGTGGGCGCCCGGCGGATGATGCGGCTGGGAGAACTCGCCGGATCGGTCCCGGAGGGTCTGGAAGAACTGGCGCCGGTCGGTGGCTGGTGGCGGTCGCTCACCATTCCAGGTTAGGCGAAATTGATCCCGCGCTTGGCGAGCCAGGAAGCCGGGTCGATCCGGTTGCTGCCGTTCTGCAGCACCTCGAAGTGCAAGTGCGGACCGGTCGAGTAGCCGCGATTGCCCATCTCGGCGATCTGGTCGCCGGCCATCACGCGCTCACCGACACTGACCAGCGACCGGTTGATGTGGCCGTAGAGGGTCACGGTGCCGTCGGAGTGGCGCAGCTTGACCAGCATGCCGTAGCCGGCACTGGGGCCCGACTCGATCACTACGCCGTCGGAGGCCGCCAGGATCGGGGTGCCGATGGCGTTGGCGATGTCGATGCCGGCGTGCAGCACGCCCCAGCGGTAGCCGAAGTTCGAGGTGAACGCGCCTTGAGTGGGTGCGACGAACAGCGGGCGCTGCAGCCGGGCTTCACGCTCGGCGCGCTCCTGCGCGAATGCCACGCCCTTGGCCAGCTCCTCGTTGTGCACGACGACGTTGGCCGCGGCTTTGACCGTGATCATCTGCAAGCCGTGGCTGGAAGTGGTGGTGGTGCCGTCGTTCAGCGTGGTCTTGCTGGCCGCCAGTACGGCGGGCCGGGCGACGGTCTCGCCGGACTGGTGGGTGGCGGCATGCGCGGCGGCGGCGGCCGCGCCGGCGGCCATGGCCGCGATCATCACGCGACTCTTGACAGCGCTGGCGGGCTGGCTGCGGTGCTTTCCGCGGCGCGGGGGCAGCTGGGCCGCCTCGTGCGGGCGGTAGTAGCTGTCTGAATAGCCACCGCGGGGGAACGCCAGCTGCAGAACCGGCATGTTGTCGGTGTCGGTCATGTCGTCCAGCTCAGGGGCCAGCAGCACGTCGGACGCCTCGTCGAACACGTCTTCGCTGAACGCGTCTTCGGGCCAGCCGAACTCATTGAACGGAATGATGTCGGTGACCTCGGTGGGGCTGGGTACCGACGGGCGGATCACAGCTGCCGTAGCGCCGTTTCGACGTCGAGGGAGGGCCCCACCGGAAACCGGACGCATCGGTGCACCGTGCTGCATCAGTCTGGAAGTTCCTCTGGTCGTGATCAGAACGTTATAAAGACCTGGACCTGGTGACGGTAACCACTCCCGCTGGGGCGTGGCAAGCTATCGACCAAATCCCACCGTTAATGTGAAACGAATCACGTTTTTCTGGCGGTGAGATGTGCCACAGCAGTGGTACGCGAGGAGGGAACCCCGCCGCACTCTCGATACAGTGCCTCGGGAGCTAAATCTCTCACAATCCGACAGTGCCGGCCTTCCGGCTACCCGTAATAAGACAGTGAGCCCATGGATCTTTTCGAGTATCAGGCGAAGGAGCTGTTCGCCAAGCACAACGTGCCCACGACTCCCGGTCGAGTAACCACCTCGGCTGAGGACGCCAAGGCCATCGCCACCGAGATCGGTCGGCCGGTCATGGTCAAGGCCCAGGTCAAGGCTGGGGGCCGCGGTAAGGCCGGTGGCGTCAAGTACGCCGCCACCCCGGACGACGCCCTGACCCACGCGCAGAACATTCTCGGCCTGGACATCAAGGGTCACATCGTCAAGAAGCTGCTGGTGGCCGAGGCGAGCGACATCGCCGAGGAGTACTACATCTCCTTCCTGCTCGACCGCTCCAACCGCACCTACCTGGCCATGTGCTCGGTCGAGGGCGGCATGGAGATCGAAGAGGTCGCCGCCACCAAGCCGGAGCGCCTGGCCAAGGTGCCCGTCGACGCGGTCAAGGGTGTCGACCTGGCGTTCGCCCGTTCGATCGCCGAGCAGGGCCACCTGCCCGCCGAGGTGCTCGACGCTGCCGCGGTGACCATCCAGAAGCTGTGGGAGGTCTTCGTCGCCGAAGACGCCACCCTGGTCGAGGTCAACCCGCTGGTTCGCACCCCCGACGACCAGATCCTGGCGCTGGACGGCAAGGTCACCCTGGACGGCAACGCCGAGTTCCGTCAGCCCGGCCACGTCGAGTTCGCGGACCTGGACGCCACCGACCCGCTGGAGATCAAGGCCAAAGAGCACGACCTGAACTACGTCAAGCTCGACGGCGAGGTCGGCATCATCGGTAACGGCGCCGGCCTGGTCATGTCCACCCTGGACGTCACCGCCTACGCCGGTGAGAAGCACGGCGGCGTGAAGCCGGCCAACTTCCTCGACATCGGGGGCGGCGCCTCCGCCGAGGTGATGGCCGCCGGCCTGGACGTCATCCTGGGTGACAAGCAGGTCAAGAGCGTGTTCGTCAACGTGTTCGGCGGGATCACCGCCTGCGACGCGGTGGCCAACGGCATCGTGTCGGCGCTGGGGATCCTCGGTGACGCCGCGACCAAGCCGCTGGTGGTGCGCCTGGACGGCAACAACGTCGAGGAGGGTCGGGCGATCCTGGCCGAGGCCAACCACCCGCTGGTGACCGTCGTCGCCACCATGGACGAGGCCGCCGACAAGGCTGCCGAGCTGGCGAACGCCGGAAAGGACGCTTAAGTCATGTCGATCTTCGTCAACAAGGACAGCAAGGTCATCGTCCAGGGCATCACCGGTGCCGAGGCGACCAAGCACACCGCGCGGATGCTTGCCGCCGGCACCCAGATCGTCGGTGGCGTCAACGCCCGCAAAGCCGGAACCACGGTCTCGCACAAGGACAAGGACGGTAACGACGTCGAACTGCCGGTGTTCGGCAGTGTCGCCGAGGCCATGAAGGAGACCGGCGCTGACGTGTCGATCGCCTTCGTGCCGCCGGCCTTCTCCAAGGACGCGATGATCGAGGCTATCGACGCCGAGATCCCGCTGCTGGTCGTCATCACCGAGGGCATCCCGGTGCAGGACAGCGCTTACGCGTGGGCCTACAACGTGGACAAGGGTGAGAAGACCCGGATCATCGGGCCGAACTGCCCCGGCATCATCACCCCGGGTGAGTGCCTGGTCGGCATCACCCCGGCCAACATCTCGGGCACCGGCCCGATCGGTCTGGTGTCGAAGTCGGGCACCCTGACCTACCAGATGATGTACGAGCTGCGGGACTTCGGTTTCTCCACCGCCATCGGCATCGGCGGCGACCCGGTGATCGGCACCACCCACATCGACGCCATCGAGGCGTTCGAGAAGGACCCGAACACCAAGCTCATCGTGATGATCGGCGAGATCGGCGGTGACGCCGAGGAGCGGGCCGCGGCCTACATCAAGGCCAACGTCACCAAGCCGGTCGTCGGCTACGTGGCCGGGTTCACCGCGCCGGAGGGCAAGACCATGGGCCACGCCGGCGCCATCGTGTCGGGCTCGTCGGGCACCGCGGCCGCCAAGCAGGAGGCCCTGGAGGCCGCCGGTGTGAAGGTGGGCAAGACCCCGTCGGCCACCGCGGCCCTGGCTCGACAGATCCTCGAGAGCCTGTAGCAGTTTCTGCTGAGCAGACGTGAAAGCCCCCATTTCAGCCTGAATTGGGGGCTTTCGCGTCTGCTCGCCTCTGCTCGCCTTAGGAAGGTAAAACCATGAGCATTGATCCCCGCACTCCCGTCGTCGTCGGCGTCGGGCAAGCCGCCGAGCGCATCGACGACGCTGACTACCGGGCGATGTCGCCGGTGGAGCTGGCCGCAGCCGCGGCGCAGGCAGCATTGGCCGACTGCGGGGCGAGCTCAGAGCAGGTCGCGTCGGCGATCGACGCGGTGGTGGCCACCCGCCAGTTCGAGATCTCGATTCCGAAAGCTCCTGCGCCGCTGGGCAAGTCCAACAACTTCCCGCGCTCTGTTGCGCGCCTGATCGGCGCGGAGCCGGCCCGCGCGGTGCTGGACAAGGTGGGCGGTCAGGGGCCGCAGAAGCTGCTCACCGAGTTCGCCGAAGAGATCGTGGCCGGCACCGCCGATGTGGTGCTGCTGTGCGGGTCCGACGCGACCTCAACGCTGCGCCACTTCGCCAAGGCCGACAACAAGCCGGACTTCACCGAGACCATCGACGGGCAGCTCGAAGACCGCGGCTTCGGTCTGGAGGACTTCGTCGAGCGCTACACCGTCATCCACGGGCTGACCGGTGCACCGGTGCAGTACGGCCTGCTGGAGAACGCCCGGCGTGCCCGGCTGGGCCTGAGCACCGCCGACTACCTACAGGCGATGGCGGAGCTGTTCGCGCCGATGACCAAGATCGCCGCCAAGAACCCGTTCTCGGCCTCGCCGGTGGAGCGCTCGGTCGACGAGCTGGCCACCATCAGCGCCGGCAACCGGATGATCTGCGACCCCTACCCCCGGCTGCTGGTGGCGCGCGACCAGGTCAACCAGGGTGCCGCGGTGCTGGTGATGTCGGTGGAGGCCGCCCAGCGCTTGGGTGTGCCCGAGGACCGCTGGGTGTACCTGCATGGCCACTCCGATCAGCGCGCCCAGCGACTGCTGGAGCGACCTGACCTCAGCGCCTACCCGGCCGCCATCACCGCCACCTCCGAGGCGCTCGAGATGGCCGGGATCGGCTTTGACGACGTCGCGGCCATGGACCTCTACAGCTGCTTTCCGGTCCCGGTGTTTGCCATCTGCGACGCATTTGGCCTGTCCGCCGACGACCCGCGTGGCCTGACCCTGACCGGCGGGCTGCCGTTCTTCGGCGGCGCCGGCAACAACTATTCGATGCATGCGATCGCCGAGGCCGTCGCCTCAGCGCGAAGTGTCCCAGGCCAATTCACGTTCGTCGGGGCCAACGGCGGCATGATGAGCAAGTACGCAGTCGGGGTGTACTCGACCACCCCGGTGCCGTGGAAGGCCGATCGCAGCGCGGAATTGCAGGCGCAGGCCGACAACGCGCCTGCCGTGCCGGTCACCGAGAGCGCCCAAGGCCCGGCCACCATCGAGACCTACAGCGTCCGTTACGACTGGGACACCCGGACCGGGATCATCATCGGCCGACTCGACGCCGACGGCACCCGGTTCCTGGCGACCACCGAAGACGAAGACCTGGTGGCCTTGTTGTCCGACGGCGACCCGCTGGGCGCGCCGGTGACGGTGCACGCGTTCGACTACGGCAACCGCTGCTCCCCGCGGTAGCTAGGCGCTGAGGCCCAGCTTGGCGGCCAGGCGCTCCACGTAAGCCGCCACCTCGGACTCGGACTTGTCGGGCAGGCCGAACAGGGTCTCGGTGACCCCGATCTCGGCCCAGTGCGCCAGCTTCTCGGGCACCGGCTTGAAGTCCAGCGCCACGATCTGCGGTGCGCCGTCACGGCCGGCGGCCGCCCAGGTGTCCTGCAGCAGCTTGACCGGCGCGTCGATGTCGAAGTCACGCGGCGTGGTGATCCAGCCGTCGGCACTGCGGGCGATCCACTTGAAGTTCTTCTCGGTCCCGGCCGCACCGACCAGCACCGGAATGTGCGACTGCACCGGCTTGGGCCAAGCCCAACTCGGGCCGAAGTTCACGAACTCGCCTTCGAAAGACGCTTCCTCCTGGGTCCACAGTGCCCGCATCGCCTCCAGGTACTCCCGAAGCATGGTGCGCCGGCGGCCGGCGGGGACGCCGTGGTCGGCCAGTTCGTCAGTGTTCCAACCGAATCCGACGCCCAGGCTCACCCGCCCGCCGGACAGGTGATCGAGCGTGGCGATCGACTTCGCCAGCGTGATCGGATCATGCTCGACGGGAAGTGCCACCGCGGTCGACAGCCGCACTCGCGAGGTCACCGCACATGCGGCTCCCAGGCTGACCCACGGGTCCAGGGTGCGCATATAACGGTCGTCGGGCAGTGACTCGTCGCCGGTGGTCGGGTGAGCGGCCTGTCGCTTCACCGGAATATGCGTGTGTTCCGGTACATAGAAGGTGGTGAAGCCGTGATCATCGGCGAGTTTGGCGGCCGCTGCCGGGTTGATTCCACGGTCACTGGTGAATAGCACGAGCCCGTAATCCATAGCCCCGATTAGAACGTGTTCCTGTTCGGCGGGCAACGGGGGGGTCCTTGTCGCGCAGTGTTGACCCACCGACTCGGCCCGCAAGTGCGCTAGCGTGGATGGTCGAAGCGCGCCGCACCGCCCACCAGCGCCCTGCCACAAGCACAGGAGAGGTCATGACCTACTCGCCCGGGAATCCCGGCTTCCAGCCTTCTCAGCCATCAGGCTCATACGGACAACCCACCCCGTCGTTCGCGAAATCGGGTAGTGAAGCCGAGAGCAAAGTGCCGCAATACCTCCGCATCGCGGTAGTTGCTTTGGGGCTGGGTGTCTACCTGGCGAACTTCGGCCCGATCGTGACGATCACCGATGTTGACTACCCCCTGATCCTCAGCGACGCCGGCCACACCGTTCCGCTGGCGGTGCTGGCCGCGCTACTGGCTGGTGCAGCCCTGCTGCCCAAGGCGAAGAGCTACACCGCGGTGGTCGCCGTGGTCTCGGCACTGGGTGCGCTGCTGGCCATTTCGACCGTCGCCGACGCCAGCGGCAGTTACACCATCGGCTGGGGCCTGTGGCTGATCCTGACCTTCAGCGTCCTGCAGGCCGCCGCCGCGGTCGGATCGCTGCTTCTGGAGGCGGGCGTGGTCACCGCGCCGGCGCCGCGTCCCAAGTACGACCCCTACGCCCAGTACGGTCTGCCGCCGGGCGGTAACTACTACGGTCAGCCCGGCCAGCAGGGTTATGGCCACCAGGGGCACCAGGGCCAGCAGGCTCCGCAGCAGCCTGGCTACCCGTCGTCGTACGGCAGCTACCCGTCCGCACCGTCCAGTGGCGGCTTCGGTGCGCAGCAGGCACCTTCTTCCCCTTCGACGGGCGGCTTCAGTTCCGGCGGACAGCAGGCGGCGCAGCAGGGGCCGCCGACCCCGCCGACCGGCTTCCCCTCCTACAACCCGCCGTCGCCCGGTGGGTCGGGGAGCGCGTCGACCGGTGGCCACAGCGCAGCCGGTTCGGATCAGAGCTCGACGGGTGGCCAGCAGTCGCAGGGCGGCTCCACCTCGTCGGGGCCGGCGCAGCCCTAACCCGCGCCCGCGCGCCGAGTTGAACGTGCTCGCAGCGTGACTTCGGTGACCGGCGGCAAACCAGGTTCGAATCCGACCCGCGACCTGCTACGGGTCGCATTCGGCCCGTCCGTCGTGGCGTTGACGGTCATCGCAGCGGTGACGCTGCTGCAGTTGCTGATCGCCAACAGTGACATGACCGGCGCCTCGGGCGCCATCGCCAGCATGTGGCTGGGCGTGCACCAGGTGCCGATCTCGATCGGCGGCCGTGACCTGGGTGCACTGCCGCTGCTGCCGGTGCTGCTGATGGTGGCCGGGACGGCCCGAACCACCGCGCAGGCCACCGCCCGTGGGGCCTCCTGGTTCGTCATTCGCTGGATCGTGGCCTCCGCGGTCGGTGGACCACTGTTGATCGCGGCGGTCTCGTTGGCGGTCATCCACGACGCGGCCTCGGTCATCACCGAACTGCAGACCCCGCATGCCCTGAGCGCCTTCGCGCACGTGTTTTTCGTGCACGCAATCGGCGCGGCGCTGGGAGTGGGGACGCGGGTGGGCCGGCGGGCGCTGGCCGAGACCCGGCTGCCGGAGTGGCTGGCGGACTCGGTGCGAGCCGCGATCACCGGCATGCTGGCGCTGTTCGGCCTGGCCGGAGCGGTGACGGTGCTCTCCCTGGTCTGGCACTGGGGGACCATGCACGACCTCTACGCGATCACCGATTCAGTTTTCGGCCAACTCAGCCTGACCTTGCTGGCCCTGCTGTATGTGCCCAATGTCCTCGTCGGCGCTACGGCGATGGCGGTCGGCTCGAGCGCACACATCGGCCCCGCGCTGTTCAGCGCCTTCACCGTTCTCGGCGGCGACATCCCCGCCCTGCCGATCCTGGCTGCGGCGCCGGCCCCGCCGTTGGGTCCCGCGTGGGTGGCGCTGCTGATCATCGGGGCGGCGTCCGGAGTGGCCGTCGGGCAGCAGTGCGCCCGCCGGCCGCTGCCGCTGCTTCCGGCGCTGGCCAAGGTGGCCGTGGCGGCCTTCATCGCGGCGGTGTCGATGGCAATACTCGGCTTGGCCGGTGGCGGGCGGTTGGGCAACTTCGGTGACGTCGGGGTCGATCAGCTGACGTTCGGGCCCGCGGTGTTCGGCTGGTTCGCCGCGATCGGTGCGCTGACGGTGGTGATGATCGGCGGGGTCCGGGCTGATGCGGTGGTCGGCGAACAGCGGGTGCTCCCGCCCGCCCCGCAGCGGCCCGTGGAGCCCGAACGGGGCCCCGAACCGGGCCCGGCGCCCATCACCGAGGTCGATCCCGAGGATCTCGTAGTGGTCGGGGAGCCCTTCGAGGCCGACGAGGTGTTCGACGCCGACTTCGAACCGGGCTTCCAATCAGAGCAGGTCAACGATGGCGGCGAGTTGAAATGGACGCCAGAACCCGAGCCGCCGCGAACGTTCCGGTCGCACGCGCCGACGCAGCCGCCGGGCCCGCTGGAAGACCCCGAAGACCTGATGTTCACCGACGACGACGGATACGACCGCTAAATCGAGGACTTCAGTCCCTTATATATGTCGCCTCTGGCTGATCGGATGGTAGTGCCGACCGTCCGAACTCCAGGGGGACGACATGACCGACGTCGTGAGCACCGAGCCCGCCGGCAAGAACGGCCCGTCTGCCGTCTCCAGGCGGCGGAACCTGCACATGCTGGCCGGCGTCCGGGCCGACATGCTGAGCGGGCTGATCCTGCCGCCGGGCCACGAGCGAGTGCTCGACGTGGTGGTCCTGATCTGGGTGGACGGTGTCGAGGCCGGGATGCAGATGATCGAGCCCTCGCCGCATTCACGCACCCTCGGATTGGCCGATGACCTGGCGGAGTCCCTCTACGACGAGCTGGAGAGCGCGGGGTTCTGCAGTGAATACGACGAGTTCCCAGAGTTGGACGATCCCGACTTCCAGGACCTGGCGTATGGAAGGGTCAGCAAGCTCGGCAAGATGACCCAACCGATCGGCCATCCCGAGGTCGCCTGGGACATGGTCGAGATCTGGACCGACGGCGTGGCGGCCGCACTTCGGGTCGCCCGGGATCGAGCACGGCGCTCCGCCTGATCGCCGGGGTCTTACGGTGGTCCCAGCGTCGGCTCTCCTTCGTCGAGCCTCGCTGAACCGCCGGGCTCTTGCGCCCAACTTCGCTACGTTCGCAATCACCACTAGGCTCAGTCACCGTGCAACCGATCCATGTGGCTCCCAGCGTCCCCGCCCGAATGGTGGTGCTGGCTTCGGGCACCGGGTCGCTACTCGAGTCGCTGCTGGCCGCGGCGGTAGACGACTACCCCGCGCGGGTGGTCGCCGTCGGTACTGACCGGGACTGCCGGGCGGTGGAGATCGCCACGGCGGCGGGGTTGCCGGTGTTCACCGTCCGGATGGGTGACTACCCGAACCGAGCGGCATGGGATCTCGCGCTGACCGAGGCCACCGCGGCCCACAGCCCGGACCTGGTGGTCTCGGCGGGCTTCATGAAAATCCTGGGCTCGCACTTCCTGTCCCGTTTTCTGGGGCGCACCGTCAACACCCACCCGGCGCTGCTGCCCTCCTTCCCGGGGGCGCACGCGGTGCCCGAGGCGTTGGCCTACGGGGTCAAGGTCACCGGCTGCACTGTGCACCTGGTGGACGCCGGCACCGACACCGGCCCGGTGCTGGCCCAAGAACCGGTGGCCGTGTTCGACGGCGACGACGAAGACTCTCTGCATGAACGCATCAAGAAAGTGGAGCGCAAGCTCCTGGTTGACGTACTGGCCGCATTGGCGACCGGCGGCGTGACCTGGAACGGACGAAAGGCAACCCTAGGATGACCGACGGCAAGCGACCGATTCGTCGGGCGTTGATCAGCGTCTACGACAAGACCGGACTGGTTGACCTGGCCGCCGGCCTGCACGCGGCCGGCGTGGATATCGTCTCCACCGGATCCACCGCCAAGACGATTGCGGCCAAGGGCATTCCGGTGACGCCGGTGGAGCAGGTGACTGGCTTCCCTGAGGTGCTCGACGGCCGAGTCAAGACTTTGCACCCCCGGGTGCACGCCGGGCTGCTGGCCGACCTGCGCAAGCCCGAGCACGCCGCGGCGCTCGAGGAGCTGGAGGTCGCAGCGTTCGAGCTGGTGGTGGTCAACCTGTACCCGTTCAGCGAGACCGTGGATTCCGGGGCCGGTGAGGACGAATGCGTCGAGCAGATCGACATTGGCGGGCCCTCGATGATCCGGGCGGCGGCCAAGAACCACCCCAGCGTTGCCGTGGTGGTCGATCCGCTCGGATACGACGGTGTGCTGGCCGCGGTCAACGCTGGCGGCTTCACCCTCGACGAGCGGAAGCGCTTGGCGTCTTTGGCATTTCGGCACACCGCCGAGTATGACGTCGCGGTCGCCAGCTGGATGTCGTCGACGCTGGCACCCTTCGAACAGGCCGGAGAGCCGCGTCAAGCAATGCCGGAATGGTACGGGCGCACCTACCACCGCGCTGCGCAGCTGCGGTACGGCGAGAACCCGCACCAGCAGGCCGCTCTCTACTGTGACGCCGGCGCGTGGCCGGGCTTGGCTCAGGCCGAGCAGCTGCACGGAAAAGAGATGTCCTACAACAACTTCACTGACGCCGACGCCGCGTGGCGGGCGGCGTTCGATCACGAAGAGACGTGCGTGGCCATCATCAAGCACGCCAACCCGTGCGGCATCGCGGTGTCGGCGACCTCGGTGGCCGATGCCCACCGCAAGGCGCACGAGTGCGACCCCCTGAGCGCGTTCGGCGGCGTCATCGCGGCCAACACCGAGGTCAGCGTGGAGATGGCGGAGTACGTCAGCACCATCTTCACCGAGGTGATCGTCGCGCCGGCCTACGAGGCCGGGGCCGTGGAGATCTTGGCGCGTAAGAAGAACATCCGGGTGCTGTTGGCCTCCGAGCCGCTGCGTGGCG
The window above is part of the Mycolicibacter sp. MU0102 genome. Proteins encoded here:
- a CDS encoding DUF5336 domain-containing protein, with product MTYSPGNPGFQPSQPSGSYGQPTPSFAKSGSEAESKVPQYLRIAVVALGLGVYLANFGPIVTITDVDYPLILSDAGHTVPLAVLAALLAGAALLPKAKSYTAVVAVVSALGALLAISTVADASGSYTIGWGLWLILTFSVLQAAAAVGSLLLEAGVVTAPAPRPKYDPYAQYGLPPGGNYYGQPGQQGYGHQGHQGQQAPQQPGYPSSYGSYPSAPSSGGFGAQQAPSSPSTGGFSSGGQQAAQQGPPTPPTGFPSYNPPSPGGSGSASTGGHSAAGSDQSSTGGQQSQGGSTSSGPAQP
- a CDS encoding DUF6350 family protein yields the protein MTGGKPGSNPTRDLLRVAFGPSVVALTVIAAVTLLQLLIANSDMTGASGAIASMWLGVHQVPISIGGRDLGALPLLPVLLMVAGTARTTAQATARGASWFVIRWIVASAVGGPLLIAAVSLAVIHDAASVITELQTPHALSAFAHVFFVHAIGAALGVGTRVGRRALAETRLPEWLADSVRAAITGMLALFGLAGAVTVLSLVWHWGTMHDLYAITDSVFGQLSLTLLALLYVPNVLVGATAMAVGSSAHIGPALFSAFTVLGGDIPALPILAAAPAPPLGPAWVALLIIGAASGVAVGQQCARRPLPLLPALAKVAVAAFIAAVSMAILGLAGGGRLGNFGDVGVDQLTFGPAVFGWFAAIGALTVVMIGGVRADAVVGEQRVLPPAPQRPVEPERGPEPGPAPITEVDPEDLVVVGEPFEADEVFDADFEPGFQSEQVNDGGELKWTPEPEPPRTFRSHAPTQPPGPLEDPEDLMFTDDDGYDR
- the purN gene encoding phosphoribosylglycinamide formyltransferase; translation: MVVLASGTGSLLESLLAAAVDDYPARVVAVGTDRDCRAVEIATAAGLPVFTVRMGDYPNRAAWDLALTEATAAHSPDLVVSAGFMKILGSHFLSRFLGRTVNTHPALLPSFPGAHAVPEALAYGVKVTGCTVHLVDAGTDTGPVLAQEPVAVFDGDDEDSLHERIKKVERKLLVDVLAALATGGVTWNGRKATLG
- the purH gene encoding bifunctional phosphoribosylaminoimidazolecarboxamide formyltransferase/IMP cyclohydrolase, whose protein sequence is MTDGKRPIRRALISVYDKTGLVDLAAGLHAAGVDIVSTGSTAKTIAAKGIPVTPVEQVTGFPEVLDGRVKTLHPRVHAGLLADLRKPEHAAALEELEVAAFELVVVNLYPFSETVDSGAGEDECVEQIDIGGPSMIRAAAKNHPSVAVVVDPLGYDGVLAAVNAGGFTLDERKRLASLAFRHTAEYDVAVASWMSSTLAPFEQAGEPRQAMPEWYGRTYHRAAQLRYGENPHQQAALYCDAGAWPGLAQAEQLHGKEMSYNNFTDADAAWRAAFDHEETCVAIIKHANPCGIAVSATSVADAHRKAHECDPLSAFGGVIAANTEVSVEMAEYVSTIFTEVIVAPAYEAGAVEILARKKNIRVLLASEPLRGGTEWRQISGGLLMQSRDGLDAPGDNPANWTLATGEPADAATLADLVFAWRSCRAVKSNAIVVAGDGATIGVGMGQVNRVDAARLAVERGGERVAGAVAASDAFFPFPDGLQTLTAAGVKAIVHPGGSVRDDEVTAAAAEAGITLYLTGARHFAH